ACAGACCAGTTGTTCCCCCACCACCATCCCAGAGCACTGTTGCACTGCATGGCTGGCTGTGCATCCCAAAGCAAACACGCTGCTGCCCCAAGTACTTCCAGTGGTTACATTTGCCCCGATTAAACTGGGGTGAGGACATGAGGAAGTACAAGGCCTGTGGTGTTTCCTGGCCCCTGAAAGAGCCCCACCAGACAAAGCTGAGATAGGGTATTACAGGGGATTTAGGAAGAGAGGAGGTGGTTTTTAgaagcagcactgagcacaggCTTCAAGCCCATCCTTTGGCTACAACAGTTTCCAGTGTGACAACTGATGGGAACAGGACTGCTCCCTGCTcacagtgcagcagcagggacatgcATCCTGTGTCCACCCTCAAGAGCAGAGAAGCTGGTGCTCAAAACTGCAGGCTTCATTGGCTccatccagcagcagctttgctcaCTTATATTCACCTAAGAAAATTCAGGTTTTTCTTGTAAATAATGGTCTGTGAAGAAGGTTAACATGTCAATGCCTCatgttttcctgaattttccacttttctgGCATACAGTGTTATGCCCCATCAGACATGATGAGCAAAACCAGCCTGTCCTGACCACTCCACTGATAGGCACCAGTTCACAGCATGTGGTTAAGGCTTTACTGGTCTTCAGACCTTTTTCCTAAAACTTTCTGTGTTGTGGTCActaatttttttcagcctgCTACTTAGAAAGACTTTGGATTTGAACATTACCCTTCATCTCCTCATTGGATCACACACTAGCCTTAGTGCAGCCTGCTGATAAGCAACCCAAAATATAGCTATATAACCCTTATAATCCTATAAGGAACCTAAATATAGCTATTTAGTTTCTGTACAAAGCAGATGTGTGCAAAAGCTTGGTGTCTTTCCCCATCATTGGGAAATCCTAGGAATTCATTTCTGTCTTCAAATACATACTCTACTTCATGTAAAGTTGATGGAGGGCATATAAGTGTATGAGGTTTGTAGACAGAGATAATATCACTTATTAGACCAAATAATGTAACTTGAAGTAAATAGAAAAGATTTCGACTATCAAGCCTTTAAATACATATCCTGGCAGAGAGAGTGAGTGAAATCTGAAATACCCTGTGTTAACTTGTGTTTGAATAGCAGCAGATAAGACATTTTATATACTCTCAGAAATGTCCCCATCTCCTGCACAGTACACTATTGCTAGCAAAGCAGCCTGCAGCAGAAAACTCATGAGGCAATTCTTAGGAGGCTCTTGGTCAAAACTGCCCTTAGCATCTTATGCTCATCTCACAATGAGCATCTGCTCAATAATTAGCTTTTGAGCTTAGGAAAGGCTGTGTAGTGGCACTAATAACTTCAGACACAGTTTTAGGAACTTCACAATTCtgaaagtttcttttcttttacttcacTGCTTATAAAATGGGCAATATGTTGCCAAATGAACACTCCAATAGAGACAGATAACAAAATGGTCcagtgaaagaaaaaggtgtgAAAAGCGGTTAGCATTTCACGAAGACCGATAAGGCGGAAAatgttttgcttggtttttatATGGTAAATAAGTCTTTCAAAATCTGTTTCAGGCCTGTGACCAAATTGGCTCTCTGTAATTTTTTAAGAGGGGGAaaggcacagcagctggaaagggactGAACCAACTCTATTAAAAACCTGgtgttgcaatttttttctaaaatgagGCAAAGAGAGTAACGGGGAACCTACCATAACAGCAGCTCATCTGTTCAGTCACTTGATGTATCTCTTTATTGTTGCAGTTACTGAGACTCAGCTTTATCTTGTGCGTGAGCACAATAGTGACACCATATTGAAATGTGTAAATATCTTTTCATAAACTATGTAAAACACCTCCTCTTTACTGACAAAATGATGCACTTAGAATACATGAAATCCTgagaaaatgctgctgcctCGGGTTCCAAATTCCTCTGATTCCTCATCTGAGTTTTATTGCACATGCACTGTTATCTGACAAATATATCTGCCagactatttaaaaaatactttgtctTATCATTTAAACAGCTCCTGTCAATGTTACCTAGTCCTTGTTCACACTGCTATCCCTGTGAGTGATGATACAGAAATAGATCTGGCTAAGGTCGGTGTGTGTAGCCCAGATCCGTATCATTGGCATTTCTTATTCCTGTCTGCAGTAAAGCCAAAGTATTTTTGAAGAAATGAAGGCTTCAAAAGGGACAGCAGTAGGGTCAGGGACAAGAACTGCTTCTTCTGACTTCATTTCCCTCTGCTCAGAGCTTGTGACCCACGATTTTGCTGGGGTTTCTGATACAAGGGTGTATTGTCCCCTTGGGTACCAGCTCACACGTTAAGCCCTGGTGTCCCACACAGTCGGGAAGAAACAGAGGcagagggcaggaggaagagggcAGGAACAGGTTGGAATAGGACGACTCCTATAGCCAGATGTTGATGCAGAAGTCACCTATGCCCTGATGAACTACTTCTGTGGGGCTCCACAGACACAAGCCTTTGGCTAAACACCAGCGATGCACAGGGCTTTGTATCCAACTGAGTgcggaaaacatctccctggggaaaaagtggaaaaaaaaaaagaaaagagtgactaaaaaatgaaacaaatgaaaGGAACTCCGCAAATCCAGATGTTGGAATTTTCCAATCCCCCTCGCAAGACAAGATAAGCAGGGGATAATCCTTGTTTatataacttttttctttttttttcttttaaaaatttttttaataaaacctgAGACCAACAGGCATGCTTTCTCCAGGTTAGTGTGCTTCTTTTCCAAATCCGCACCGAGAAGTTTCGCTAGGGCCCGCACCCCCCTCGGGCCGGGTGCTGGGGAGGGTCCCCTTCGGTGGGCACGGCTCCCCGGGGGTCCCTCGGGCAGGGCAGTGACGAGCACTGGGCCGGCTGCCCTGGCTGAGAGCCGGGCCCCTCCTGAGTCCCGGCAGGCCTCGTTGCGGGCCGCTGGCCCCGCACAGCCCCTGCCCGCGGCTCGGACGGACATTCCGGGCCCGGAGGCGGCCCTCGGCCCCCCGCCCGCCCTCAGCGGGCCGGCGCAGAgcgcgctgccgccgccggggGGCGCGCTggcgccgcggccgccccgcgcAGGTGGCTGaggggccgcgccgggccgggccgggccgggtcTGCCGCGGCGCCCGCGGCCCTGGCGGGCAGCGCCCCAGCCCTTCGGTGAGCGGGCAGCCGCCCCTCCTGCGGCCTCCAGCCCAGCGCCCACCCGTGAATTCTTGACTCCGGGGAGCAAGGATGAGGACGGCGTCAGTCTGTGCCTAATTTCCCACCGAGCGCGCGTTGCGTGGCGGGCGGGCTTAGGGCTGATCTGCCGTCCAAATAAAGCAGCGCGTCTATTTCTGGCCGTGGCTTAAAGAGGAGCAGATCTCATGTACCATGTTGGAAGTTCTTGAAAAACAGCCAACGTACAGAGGTCAAGTTTCCTGTACTGACAGCAACTTAGCGGGATGTGAGACGGCAGTGTCCTTCTTGAGGAGCTGGAGAACTGGGTCACTGTGCATCCTTCACTAATCGCTGGGTTCCAATTATAAATTACTTTAGTCTCTTTGGAAGCGCGTGGCGAGGAGAGAGAGGATCTACTTGAAAGCCTGTAACTGCCTCAGCCATGGGAGCCAGTGGGAGCATTGCCAAGGGGTTCATGTCGGCAAGATGAGGGTCAGGCCCCCAATATTGCTCAGTAGATGatataatgaataaaaaaaatacacacttGTGGTATCCACTGGGATCTGActcttcattaaaaattaagggACAAGGCAGACAATATGATTGTTTGGCAAATTTCCCCAGGGTCTACTTTTAAGAAATCATAAAACCCCTTAGCGATGCCTTGCCCAAAGCCAGTGCTTTCTGTAGCTGCTGTTActcaggggcagcagccctcAGTTTTACATAGAGTTGTACACAAATACACTCTACCAGTATGCCCATGGAAGTGCCTACTCTTGGAAAATCTTGCATGGAAGGATTTAATGTTGACAGACTTAAGTAGTGATGTCTCAACTGTGAAGAATCTGTTGTGTAACCAACTTTATGAAGCAAAAGTGCCTATCATTAAAGTGAGAGTATTCCCTTTGGTTTTAGAAGATCATTGAGGGTTTAAATATCTATGCAATTTGGTATGCACATAATTTGATAGTCTGTTTTACAAGAAGTTGATTAGAATCAGAAGAATCACCCTAACTCCCGCAGAAGAGGGCAATGAAATGTGCGCAGATCAAACAGccttaaaatggaaaaaggatTTATATAGTGGCAAATTGGGCAATGGCTCTTAAAACTACAGCTGTAGTCTTCTAAACACTCTTTTACGTTATTGGTGAATTGGTAAGTTATGATTTACTGTCATTTGATGTAAAATTAACTGTCACAAAACATTAGCAATCACTGGCTGAAACCACAaggctgctttttaaaaattcttggTATTGAGTTTTCTAGGAATGgactgtcactgcctgcagagTGCATTTTTGTCATCTCAGTTTTTCCCAGAAGCATACACTTCCTTCTTTTTACCTTTGCTAATACTTtaatatttacctttttttcatCCATAAACATGTTAGCTGCTTTGTGTCTGTAAGGCAAAGAAGGACAAGTATCACTTTCTCACCAGCTGGGGCAATCTTAGAAATAGTAATCACTTTAATTTCCCAGCTTGATTCAAAACACTGCTATTTACACTTCCATTGTGTGGTGATATCCTCCTGTTTACGTGACCAGGTTTAAAATTTAACTACATCCACCATGCTGTTTTTCTTGCTAATTCAGAAGACAAGGATTAAAAAGTAAGCAAAAAGAAGGCTCAGTGGTACTGCTCCTCTGTGGAACTTGGGAAGCATGGCTAAACAGGATTACATGTATTATTAGGGTCCTGATCCCACAGCCCTCACCAAACTAGTAACTTGTGCAGGAGCTTTGCCAAAGGCCGAGTGAGGGCAGAAGGCAGCAACAGTTGGCACTTAATGTCAGCTGCCTTAAAATAATGGgcatttttctccaaaatattttaagtagaCCTGTATGTATTTGTGTCAGTGGCTTCAGGTGGCAGCAATTCCTGGGGGAGGGGGGTCAGAGATGTCCCACTGTGGAATCCTTCAATCATATATTCTCCTTCTCCTAAGCCActggaaatgaaatgaaactgGTTCCAGTGTCACGCAGATCTGGATTGATGCAGCAATATCCTGGGTTACCCTGTGAGGTAAGAGAGAGGCAGAGGGTGACACCCACCACCCTCCCTCCCCACGTTACAAGCACTTTTTACATAGCTCTTCCAGGTGAGataaaaaatatacaaaagaaCAAAGTCTACTATATAAATGAAAGCAGATTTATAAAATTACAAGTTTAATagataaatataataaatacttTATGCATCATAACTCTGGACAACTACATTTAAAGCAAGTATGTTGGCAAGTCACAAAAAAAGTTGCGCCCTTGGcaactttatttttcagaaaaccaCACTGACAGGCATATTACAATGTAACGCATGAGGCTTTATGCTGTATGTTCAAATCCCGCTCACCTACCGAGTTCACCATAACATATATATGGGTGTAGTGTACTTTCTATCTTGGAATGTCTTTTTGCACACCAACACGGTTGTACAGATAAGATGTTATGTTCTACTTACCAGGGACAGTGGGGAAgagttttgaagaaaaatactgGTAAATGACTTCTAGAAAAACTAAAGCATTTCTTAACTTTTTATTGACATTGGcaaattaaaatagaataaattaacaatattttctcaaaaaaatgttttgtacaAAAATACTGTCAAAATTTCCTGAAAAGCTTTCAACACAGTAGTATCTTTTCATGTACTGAATAAACTATATTAGCACAGTGTCAAAACGCTGaagacagaaacaaaatttaaaaaaaaaaaaaaaaaaaaaatctgtgaaatgtTTGCCACTAGTCAACATTCCATCCACACCATATTATTGTCTGTACATATGGGGGAGGGGGACTGGGTAGCAGACTTTTTAAGTAAGAGTATTACTTTTCCTGATCTGGAAAGGTTTGGCCCACATCTGTTAAGCTTCCAGTTTAGCgtattcagaaaagaaaaaaaaaaattactctgcaCTGCAATGCATAGTTAAAAATTAAGCAAGATGGCAGCTTTTGTGCAGTAGTATCTGCCCTTCAAAGTTCATGCAACCAActaatgcaatttttttccctgttcacTCAGAATTTGAATGCAGTTCAAGTCACTGGAAATCATAGTTTACAAAATCCACAAGATTAAGCAATTTGCCAAGATTAATATCTAACAGTCCGGCACTGTGGGAATTCTGGGCATGTTACTGTGAGGAAATTAAGAGTGGGAGGTCGGGAGGGGGGCAACCAACATAAAAAGGCAGAGTTCGCTAGATATTATTACTACAGGAGGGGACGTGAGTGACAAagctacaaaaagaaaaaaaaagtggcaccgatttaaaaaaaaaaaaattatacaagCGCATAGTTGACTCTGCTTTCCAGATTCTCACCTTTTCAAGCCCTGAAAAGTGAGACACCGTGTCTAGGGGAATGTTTTCATTCGCACCGATAAAAgtcctttgtttgttttaaatgaatCAGCAGCTcaccctgctgggctgctgtttgcaaacGAAGTCTGTCATGAAGTCAAACTCGTTCTGTCCCAACCACAGCTCGGGAAGCTCCTTGATGCGATCCAGCCCCATTTCGATGACTAAGGACATGAGGACCTCCTCGTCGATGAAGTCCGTGTCTATGACATTGGGCGGCAGCATTGCCGCGGGGACGTGGGGGACGGCGGGCGGCaagccgctgccgccgccgccgccgtgcTTGGGGTTGCAGTCCCTGAAATGCTGCTGGCTGCCGCCGTTCAGCTGGTGGCTACCGGCGTGCAAGTCCGGCATGTAGTGGCTGTGCGGGTACGGGTGGTGGCTGAAGTACTGGTTGTTCAGCTTCTGGAGCTGCATGCTGGCGCTCAGCTGCCCTCCCGGGCTGGCGACGGGGGGGGCCATGAACTGGGAGCCGCTGaagcgggcggggggcggcatGCTGCCGGCCGGGTGCCCTCCGCTCACGCTGCCCGGCCCCATGGCGTGCCTCACCCCGCTGCTCGCGTTCATACTCCCAGCTCCGTAATGTATATGGTCGCCCATCAGGGCGCTGAAGGCGTGCTGCTgcggcggctgctgctgctggtggtggtgatggGGAGTGGGAAACTGCCCCATGCCCATCCGATGCGCAGGGTGGTGGTGGAGCCCGCCGGATCCGTCGGGGAATCGCCCGTGGTTCATGGCCATCATGTGGTCTGCCATGGCTCACCTGGAAAGTTAGCGTGTGAATATATTAGGAAAATACACCCTCCTCGGACATCCAGCCGCCCTCTCCCGGACCAGCTGCATCTGCCTGGCCCTGGCAGAAATTACTTCGCTGGTCCTGCAgtcctctctctccttcccGGTGGagggaataataataaaaaaaaaaaatctcccaaaaatcTGCAGCGGCTCCACCGTGGagtacaaaaggaaaaataaaaggagagcCCGCGGAATGAGAATCCCGGTCCCCTCCGCTAATCCGGCGGGCAGCACGCATTCCCACTCCAAGTCGCGCGTACCTATCGGCGGGGAGCGTCGCAttcggccgccgccgccgcctccccgcaCGCTCCGGAGCCGCCCAAGCCCCCCGGCTTCTCCCTCGAAGGCAGCGGATTCCCACGGCACTCTCGCTAACTTGAGCGGAACAAGCAAAGAATTGGCAAGTCCCACCTAGCCGCTGTCAGCAACTTTTGGAATCAAGTCCCAATTATTTTGGTGAAAACACGGTAATGAGCAGATAAGGACATGAAGCCAAGCAGCTGAAAAGCACCTTTCCTCGCGTGTTTATACAGTCACGTTTTTCCTGTTGCACACAAAAGGGACACCCGGCACCAGCCACGAGAACCGCCGCACTCACCTCCCggcttctttcttcctctccttcaaAGGTGGCGGTGGAATCAGTCAGCGAGAGTCACCCAGCATAGAGAGGGCTGCTCCGGCTCCCTCTCCCCGGCGCTGACGTGACCGGCGCCGCGATCGCTGCCGCAGCCCCGGAGCTGGTTCTCGCCCCTCCGCGAGGCGCATCGGCACTTGCCAACAATGAGCTGTGTTCCTTACACGGCTTTGGCCGCGGCTAATATAGGATTTCAGAAGGGAGGAGCAAAACCCTTACAGGCAACCAGAAGTAAAACCTGGAGCaagcggggcggggggggggggggggggagggaaaagtgggggaagaaaaggaaaaataaaaaaaccgAGCACCCAACACCCAGCGCGCGGGCGCAGGCAGCGGGGCACACGCGTGTTCGGCGACACGCGGGAAGGGGATACCGGCTCGGGAAGCACCGCGCACCCCTCGATCAGCGCCTCCCCCGGGAACAAAGCGGGGCtccgcggcggggcggcgggagcggcgcccCGCGCACCCCCCGCACCCCGCCGCCGCTCTCCCGCCGCCCACGGCCCCGCGCCCCGGCATCGCCGCTGCCCCTTGCGCCCCGTCCGGTCGTGTCGCTgcagcgccgcggccgccgACACGCGTGGGACTGAGCGCTCCGGGCAGGGCGAGTCCGTCCCTCCGGCGCCGCCGTGGTGCAGGTGCCCCGATCCGCCGGCGTGAGGCCCCAGAACCCGCGTGGGCGTCCACGGGGCCGGCCCCTCCCCCGGAGCCGAGATCCGAAATCCACCTTTTTCCACAAACGGGAGCCGTATGCGGGAGGTGTATGTGGGGATACCGGCACGCTCCCCACTTCCCACGtccctccatctcctgcttttTTGCCCGCTGCCACCCGGGCTGTGCAGGGCGAGTGCCCACCCACTCTTGCCCTTGGCCGAGGTTGTGGGGTTTATTACAGTAATTTACGATTGTTTCCATTGGAATGGCAAAAACCCCCAGAACATGCGGGTTTCGGGTGGGCACACGCTTTGCACGGGCAATttccctggctgggcaggtcccctgtctgtcccccTGCCCGGCAGAGCCATGCCTCGCTGCACAGCCCCGGCACGGACCACGCGTACCCAAGCTGCCCTCCCACCCCCGAGGCCGTCGCTGCTGCCTTTTGCTCCAGATGCAGCTCCTTTCTGAAGGGCAGCCATGCTGTCCTTCAAGtagagggaagagctgaggggctgggggagttATGCCACAGGGAAGTGCTGGATGGTGGCCCACTTTTCCACAGTGCCTTTGCCTGGCCTTCTGCTTCcgtgtttgtttttcttcttggagCCGTCTACGGGCACACAGAGAGGACAGTGATAGGCAGGACACTCCCCTGGCACAAAGAATTGTGAATATGAGGTCAAGAAGGCCGTCGTGTAGGCTGAGATGGGGTTTCTGCTCCTCCACGTGCTTTGCAAGGACGCAGCCCAGTGCAGGAGGGCCTCCCTGGGGAGGCGCAGGTTAGACAAATGGGATGCTTCAAGAGGCTCTCCATGTGGCAGTGTCTTGCCCCCTTTTGGGTGGGCCAGCTTCTTACTTGGCTGCAGTGACTTACAAAACCCAAAGCATGGTTAGCTCTGCCTCCATCTCAAGGAGAgacaaggcagagctgggctcctggATGCACTGAGGTGATGGATGAGTGTCTTTGTGTGGCTGGTGCAATCCTATGGCGAAGCTACATGGGCAGATGGCAGTGGTTGGGCAGACATGGGATACCAGGAAAATACCTGGCTGATGTCTCAGCTGTGAGGGACAAAAGGGGTGAAATCAAAGTGCTGGGAGGACAGAAAGCTTTAAAAGTGTGAGTTACTGCAAGGAAGTTACCTTATCCTGGAGctccctttcctgcagcagtTAAGTAGGATGCCCACCATGATTTCACCTTTTGGTCTTCAAATGCATGTCAGTAGATGAATGGAGTAATTGCCACTGAACAAGGATCTCCAACACAGCCAGAGATGGTCACAAAAATGACAGTACTTTTCTggagttttttccttctcattggTGTGCAAGTTTAGCAGGACAAAACAATGAATAATATGGAGATCCTGTTCCATTTGGCAAGTAGTCAGCTGTGTATCATGACAAGTGGTTTGTTTAATGTCACATATCCATGGTGATACTGGTATGCCTTTTTGCTCTCCGCTGCTTTAAATTTGTGATCCTTTTTAAAGCCAAGCACACATCGTATCACTACCCTGCAAATGCCCTGTCCTATTTTCAGCTTTCAGGTGCTGGAAGCTGCCAGCTTGCCAAAGTGAGTTATGAACAATTGGTGCAAGACTGCCAGAAGCAATAGTAGGGAAGTCACAGCCTCCATGACACTTCACTCATACAAAACATATCTTCAGGTATTTACAGCCCACATACAAAGAATTAGGTGGGATGGTGCTTTCTCCATCGGGGGCTGCAGTGGGATCCAGATaaagctcagcagagcagtgccagacaAGGCAAGTCTGTCATTGTTTATGGCCATAGCAAAGTGGGAACACAGTCAGTTGGTTGCTTTCCAGGAATTGGCTGGAAGAGTTGTGACTGGCAGCTAAGGGAATGCAGGACAAAGCATGAGCCCATCACCACTGAGCTCTCAGGAAACTCTGAATCTCATTTGTTTGCTACTCCTGATCTAAGCCATGGTTATTTAAAGAAATCTTCTCACTCATACTCTTTAAAGTCTTTTGCATAAGAGTTGGTTCCTCAGCCAGACAGCAAGAAAGCAGGGCACTGCATAtcaggagagagctggagatggCCAGGGGTGGGAATGAAACCAGCAGGATTCGGAGTTGCTTCTCAAGTGAAGAATTGGAGTAGAGTTGAAAGCAGAATGTGACTGAAAGGCCCATCTAGGACAAATTACTGAGAAATATCAAACACGAcaatggaaaagaaagacaaaagtGGATCCTTGGTTGAATGTTAACATTTTGGATTGGAAGGCTGGTTTGCAGATGTGGCTGTGCTTACTCCTTCCAGAGTGGAATGTCTGCTGTTCGTggtgaaaggaaggaaaggaaaatcacaAAGGAGAATCCCAGATGGTGTGTTTTTAGATATCTACTGGAAATGTTTAAGCTTGCTCAGTGTTGTAATATATCCCTGGAACAAGATACCCAGGACAACAAATTTCGGACAACAAGTTGCCCTTCTTTTGCAACTTTGAAAATGTAATCCCCAACTCTCTGTAACTTGTCTGTCCTAGATGATGCTGGAGGTGAGTTTCTATCTGTTCCCTCCCACGCTGACACAAAGCAGTCAGGAAAATCCAGGTCAGGACAGCTACTAGGGTTATCTGATAGGAAATTTTATATTAGAATGATATCCTGGAAGAAATGCCCTTTCTGTAGAAATGACACTCTGCTATTGAGAAGACAAGCCATGATTTTCTGGCTGTTCTCACATTGGACCTCTCAAAGCTACCTTCACCTAAGCTACCCATCCTTCTCAGAGGCACCTggcagctgggatggaggagggaACTGTGGTGCAGGATGTCCCCCCTCTTTGCTGGATGGCTGTCCCTAGTTTCACTGTCCACCCCGAGGAAAAATGATGAGTTTGTTCCAGATGGGCACCCAGGAAGCAGAGAATTCTATTTTGGTCTCTCAGCATGCCTGTGTATTGCCCCCTGGAATTCCCTTTGAGATAAGGGCAGTTATGGTTTTTCTGCTGTTGGAGTTTTGGTTATCAGGGAACTCTGTTTTCTGGGTTTCTGAGAGAGCTGTTATTCTTATGGGATTGAGGGGAAAGATTGGACACAAGATTAACCATGGGTCTAGTTATGAGAACCTCTGTGTATCCAGGTGGGAAGGAATTACCATGGCCTGTTTGGCCTTTGGAACAGCCCCAAGGTTCAGACTATGGCAGAGCATATAGGATTACCTCAGTTTACTTAGTTAGTATCAGACATGAGTTCCCTAAATCCATCACTGCTCCCCTCTGTTGGTCCAGACACTGGCCAGGCAttccccagagctcagcatctATCCTCCTGTTTCAACAATCTGCTGTCCCAGGGAAGGCCACTGTTCAGAGTGGTGCTGCACCTGACATACAGGTGGGCAGCCCAAGTGTGGATGAGATGACTCACTGAGGATTGTTTTCAgtggtggcctgtgtcagcaggagTTACTGGAGTGATGTCAAAGCACATCTGTATGGTGTTCATAAAAGTGGCTAGTAGGAGAAAGTCAGTGAAAATGCAGAAAGAGACATAGAATGTACTATTTCAATTAGTCTGTATGggattaattttttctttgacaGGTTTGACAGGATAAACCATCTCTGTGCTGGTTGCAAGTGGTTACAGTGCTGAGAATTGGGGTTACAGGTGTGCTTTATTAGCAGTAAATCATTCTGAAAGGAGTAACCCAGGGTAAGGAACTTCCTTGAAGCATTAGGGGATATGTTAGAGGGTTTTATGTGTTTGCATCTCTTGTAGATATGCCAGGAACCAAAGATGTACACATAAAATTGGCGGTCAAAATTAAGGAACACAGGCTATGCAAAGTGTGTTACTCTCTTCCCAcacacatttttttgtttttttgttagATGGATCAAGATACTAATGTGCCAGTATATTTTACTTTGATAACAATGAATGTGGCTTTGCACCCTTTATCTCCATGATCTTATTCACGTGAGAATGTCTTGGCAAGCTCCATTTTTTACCCTTATATGCCCTTTTTGTGCAGTCTTTCAAACTTGTGTAATCACAACTGAGAGTATTCCTTAAGTGTAATTTCACTGCAAGGTGTCTTTTTTGAAAAAGTAActgcaaaaatgggaaaatgtattaaaaacattatttcctGAAGAGGCACAAGAGGATATAAATATACTAAAATAAACACGCACATAAGCAAATAATGAATCAAGCATCATTCCATTTGTACTTTGTCACACAGAACCCCAACACAGACCTTTTCAGTACTCTTTATGTTTTGGTATCAGTGGGAACCAGAAATAACAAAAGGAAACATTCAGGTGCTTTTGACAAAGCAGTGGCAGCTTCTGTAGTAAACTGAATAACACAAGCTTCAAATAGAGCACAGAGGTGGAAAGCAGTCACCAGGGCTAGGCTGTatgaacaaatatttttttcatttggagaCCAAGCCCCGTACTAATACTACTCATTTGGGTAAAGAAAgacttcaaattttttttttagaatgagaagctttatttaattaaaaattactagAAAGCAGGGTGCGTACTTCTAAGTATGTATTAGGCCTGGATGAGTACACATAAAGCATTTGTTGCATACATTCTGTAATTAATTGAACTGGTGGTTGACAAGTAA
This window of the Ammospiza nelsoni isolate bAmmNel1 chromosome 3, bAmmNel1.pri, whole genome shotgun sequence genome carries:
- the CITED2 gene encoding cbp/p300-interacting transactivator 2; translation: MADHMMAMNHGRFPDGSGGLHHHPAHRMGMGQFPTPHHHHQQQQPPQQHAFSALMGDHIHYGAGSMNASSGVRHAMGPGSVSGGHPAGSMPPPARFSGSQFMAPPVASPGGQLSASMQLQKLNNQYFSHHPYPHSHYMPDLHAGSHQLNGGSQQHFRDCNPKHGGGGGSGLPPAVPHVPAAMLPPNVIDTDFIDEEVLMSLVIEMGLDRIKELPELWLGQNEFDFMTDFVCKQQPSRVSC